One genomic region from Equus asinus isolate D_3611 breed Donkey chromosome 10, EquAss-T2T_v2, whole genome shotgun sequence encodes:
- the CMBL gene encoding carboxymethylenebutenolidase homolog: MANEAHPCPCDIGHKLEYGGMGREVQVEHIKAYVTKSPVDVGKAVIIIQDIFGWQLPNTRYMADMVAGNGYTTIVPDFFVGQEPWDPSWDWATFPEWLKTKNARNIDKEVDAVLRFLKQQCHAKKIGVVGFCWGGVGVHHLMVKYPEFRAGVSIYGIVRDSEDVYSLKNPTLFIFAENDPVIPLEQVSLLTQKLKEHCKVEYQIKTFSGQTHGFVHRKREDCSPEDKPYIDEARRNLIEWLNKYV; the protein is encoded by the exons ATGGCTAACGAAGCACACCCTTGTCCATGCGACATTGGCCACAAGCTAGAGTATGGAGGGATGGGGCGTGAAGTTCAAGTGGAGCACATCAAGGCTTATGTCACCAAATCCCCCGTCGACGTGGGCAAAGCCGTGATTATCATTCAAGATATATTCGGCTGGCAGTTGCCCAATACCAGATATATGGCTGACATGGTAGCAGGAAATGGTTACAC AACCATCGTTCCAGACTTCTTTGTAGGGCAAGAGCCGTGGGACCCCTCTTGGGACTGGGCCACCTTCCCGGAGTGGTTGAAAACAAAAAATGCCAGGAACATCGATAA AGAGGTTGATGCTGTCCTGAGGTTTCTGAAACAGCAGTGTCACGCGAAGAAAATTGGCGTCGTGGGATTCTGCTGGGGTGGAGTAGGTGTCCATCATCTGATGGTGAAATACCCAGAGTTCAGGGCGGGCGTGTCCATCTACG GCATCGTCAGGGATTCTGAAGATGTGTACAGTTTAAAGAACCCCACATTGTTCATTTTTGCTGAAAATGATCCCGTGATTCCTCTGGAGCAA GTCTCGTTGCTGACCCAGAAGTTGAAAGAACACTGCAAAGTGGAGTATCAAATTAAGACGTTTTCCGGGCAAACTCATGGGTTCGTCCATCGGAAGAGAGAAGATTGTTCACCTGAAGACAAGCCCTATATTGACGAGGCGAGAAGGAATTTAATCGAGTGGCTGAACAAGTACGTCTAG
- the CCT5 gene encoding T-complex protein 1 subunit epsilon has protein sequence MASVGTLAFDEYGRPFLIIKDQDRKSRLMGLEALKSHIMAAKAVANTMRTSLGPNGLDKMMVDKDGDVTVTNDGATILSMMDVDHQIAKLMVELSKSQDDEIGDGTTGVVVLAGALLEEAEQLLDRGIHPIRIADGYEQAARIAIEHLDKISDRVFVDIRDTEPLIQTAKTTLGSKVVNSCHRQMAEIAVNAVLTVADMQRRDVDFELIKVEGKVGGRLEDTKLIKGVIVDKDFSHPQMPKQVEDAKIAILTCPFEPPKPKTKHKLDVTSVEDYKALQKYEKEKFEEMIQQIKETGANLAICQWGFDDEANHLLLQNNLPAVRWVGGPEIELIAIATGGRIVPRFSELTPEKLGFAGLVKEISFGTTKDKMLVIEQCKNSRAVTIFIRGGNKMIIEEAKRSLHDALCVIRNLIRDNRVVYGGGAAEIACALAVSQEADKCPTLEQYAMRAFADALEVIPMALSENSGMNPIQTMTEVRARQVKELNPALGIDCLHKGTNDMKQQHVIETLIGKKQQISLATQMVRMILKIDDIRKPGESEE, from the exons TCTCATATAATGGCGGCCAAGGCTGTAGCCAATACGATGAGAACATCGCTTGGACCAAATG GGCTTGATAAAATGATGGTGGATAAGGATGGCGATGTGACTGTAACTAATGATGGTGCCACCATTTTAAGCATGATGGATGTTGATCATCAGATTGCCAAGCTGATGGTTGAACTGTCCAAATCACAGGATGACGAAATTGGAGATGGAACCACAGGAGTGGTTG TCCTGGCTGGTGCCCTGTTGGAAGAAGCCGAGCAGCTGCTGGACCGTGGCATTCACCCCATCAGGATCGCCGACGGCTATGAGCAGGCTGCCCGCATTGCCATCGAGCACCTGGACAAGATCAGCGACAGAGTTTTTGTTGACATAAGGGACACCGAGCCCCTGATTCAGACTGCGAAAACCACGCTGGGCTCCAAAGT GGTTAACAGCTGTCACCGACAGATGGCCGAGATCGCTGTGAATGCCGTCCTCACCGTAGCAGACATGCAGCGCAGAGACGTTGACTTTGAGCTCATCAAAGTGGAGGGCAAAGTGGGTGGGAGGTTGGAGGACACTAAGCTTATTAAGGGTGTGATCGTAGACAAGGATTTCAGTCACCCACAGATGCCGAAG CAAGTGGAAGATGCCAAGATTGCAATTCTCACGTGTCCATTTGAACCACCGAAACCAAAGACGAAGCATAAGCTGGATGTGACCTCTGTGGAAGATTATAAAGCCCTTCAGAAATACGAAAAGGAGAAGTTTGAAGAGATGATTCAGCAA ATTAAAGAAACTGGCGCTAACCTAGCTATTTGCCAGTGGGGCTTTGACGACGAAGCAAATCATTTACTTCTTCAGAATAACTTGCCTGCGGTCCGTTGGGTTGGAGGACCTGAGATCGAG TTGATTGCCATTGCGACGGGAGGGCGGATCGTCCCACGGTTCTCGGAGCTCACACCTGAGAAGCTGGGCTTTGCTGGTCTTGTAAAGGAGATCTCATTTGGGACAACGAAGGACAAAATGCTGGTCATCGAGCAGTGTAAGAACTCCAGAGCTGTAACCATTTTCATCAGAGGAGGAAATAAGATG ATCATCGAGGAAGCGAAACGATCCCTCCATGATGCTCTGTGTGTCATCCGGAACCTCATCCGTGACAATCGTGTGGTGTATGGAGGCGGCGCTGCTGAAATAGCGTGTGCTCTGGCCGTCAGCCAAGAGGCAGATAAG TGCCCGACCTTGGAGCAGTACGCCATGAGGGCCTTTGCCGACGCGCTGGAGGTCATCCCCATGGCCCTTTCTGAAAACAGCGGCATGAATCCCATCCAGACCATGACCGAAGTGCGAGCCAGACAAGTGAAGGAGTTGAACCCTGCTCTTGGAATTGACTGTTTGCACAAAGGCACAAATG atATGAAGCAACAACATGTCATAGAAACCTTGATTGGCAAAAAGCAACAGATCTCTCTTGCAACACAAATGGTTAGAATGATTTTGAAGATTGATGACATCCGAAAGCCTGGAGAATcggaagaataa